A section of the Pseudomonas tritici genome encodes:
- the rpsA gene encoding 30S ribosomal protein S1 has protein sequence MSESFAELFEESLKTLNLQAGSIITGVIVDIDYQARWVTVHAGLKSEALIPLEQFYNDAGDLTINVGDEVHVALDSVEDGFGETKLSREKAKRAECWIVLEAAFAAEEVVKGVINGKVKGGFTVDVNGIRAFLPGSLVDVRPVRDTTHLEGKELEFKVIKLDQKRNNVVVSRRSVLEAENSAEREALLESLQEGQQVKGIVKNLTDYGAFVDLGGVDGLLHITDMAWKRIKHPSEIVNVGDEIDVKVLKYDRERNRVSLGLKQLGEDPWVAIKARYPESTRVTARVTNLTDYGCFAELEEGVEGLVHVSEMDWTNKNIHPSKVVQVGDEVEVMVLDIDEERRRISLGIKQCKSNPWEDFSGQFNKGDKISGTIKSITDFGIFIGLDGGIDGLVHLSDISWNEVGEEAVRRFKKGDELDTVILSVDPERERISLGIKQLESDPFSEYVQDNDKGAIVKGIVKEVDAKGAIITLADDIEATLKASEISRDRVEDARNVLKEGQEVEAKIISVDRKSRVIQLSIKSKDDAEEKEAIQSLKDKPSDSIAAGPTTLGDLLRAQMEKQN, from the coding sequence ATGAGCGAAAGCTTTGCGGAACTCTTTGAAGAAAGCCTAAAAACCCTGAACCTTCAGGCAGGCTCCATCATCACCGGTGTTATCGTTGATATCGATTACCAAGCTCGCTGGGTAACCGTTCACGCTGGTCTGAAGTCTGAAGCTCTGATCCCGCTGGAACAGTTCTACAACGATGCTGGCGATCTGACAATCAATGTCGGTGACGAAGTTCACGTTGCTCTGGACTCGGTTGAAGACGGTTTCGGTGAAACCAAGCTGTCCCGTGAAAAAGCCAAGCGCGCTGAATGCTGGATTGTTCTCGAAGCAGCCTTCGCAGCTGAAGAAGTGGTCAAGGGCGTTATCAACGGTAAGGTTAAAGGCGGCTTCACTGTCGACGTTAACGGCATCCGTGCGTTCCTGCCAGGTTCTTTGGTCGACGTTCGTCCAGTGCGCGACACCACGCACCTGGAAGGCAAAGAACTCGAATTCAAGGTCATCAAGCTCGACCAGAAGCGCAACAACGTTGTCGTTTCCCGTCGCAGCGTCCTGGAAGCAGAGAACTCCGCCGAGCGTGAAGCTCTGCTGGAATCCCTGCAGGAAGGCCAACAAGTCAAAGGTATCGTCAAGAACCTCACCGATTACGGCGCATTCGTCGATCTGGGTGGCGTCGATGGCCTGCTGCACATTACCGACATGGCTTGGAAGCGTATCAAGCATCCTTCCGAAATCGTCAACGTTGGCGACGAGATCGATGTCAAGGTTCTGAAATACGATCGCGAACGCAACCGTGTTTCCCTGGGCCTGAAGCAACTGGGTGAAGATCCATGGGTCGCTATCAAAGCCCGTTACCCAGAAAGCACTCGCGTCACCGCGCGTGTTACCAACCTGACTGACTACGGCTGCTTCGCTGAGCTGGAAGAAGGCGTTGAAGGCCTGGTACACGTTTCCGAAATGGACTGGACCAACAAAAACATCCACCCTTCGAAAGTCGTACAAGTCGGCGACGAAGTGGAAGTTATGGTTCTGGACATCGACGAAGAGCGTCGTCGTATCTCCCTGGGCATCAAGCAGTGCAAATCTAACCCATGGGAAGATTTCTCTGGCCAGTTCAACAAGGGCGATAAAATCTCCGGCACGATCAAGTCGATCACCGATTTCGGTATCTTCATTGGTCTGGACGGTGGCATCGACGGCTTGGTTCACCTGTCCGACATCTCCTGGAACGAAGTGGGCGAAGAAGCTGTTCGTCGTTTCAAGAAGGGCGACGAGCTGGACACCGTTATCCTGTCGGTTGACCCAGAGCGCGAACGCATCTCCCTGGGCATCAAGCAACTGGAAAGCGACCCGTTCTCTGAATACGTTCAGGACAACGACAAAGGCGCAATCGTTAAAGGCATCGTGAAAGAAGTTGACGCTAAAGGCGCCATCATCACTCTGGCCGACGATATCGAAGCGACTCTGAAAGCCTCCGAAATCAGCCGTGACCGCGTTGAAGACGCGCGCAACGTTCTGAAAGAAGGCCAGGAAGTAGAAGCCAAGATCATCAGCGTTGACCGCAAGAGCCGTGTAATCCAGCTCTCCATCAAGTCGAAAGACGATGCTGAAGAGAAAGAAGCCATCCAAAGCTTGAAAGACAAGCCGTCGGATAGCATCGCTGCTGGTCCTACCACTCTGGGCGACCTGTTGCGTGCACAAATGGAAAAACAGAACTAA
- the ihfB gene encoding integration host factor subunit beta, translating into MTKSELIERIVTHQGLLSSKDVELAIKTMLEQMSQCLATGDRIEIRGFGSFSLHYRAPRVGRNPKTGQSVSLDGKFVPHFKPGKELRDRVNEDEEDVV; encoded by the coding sequence ATGACGAAGTCGGAGTTGATCGAACGAATTGTCACCCATCAAGGGCTGCTCTCATCCAAGGATGTGGAGCTGGCTATCAAGACCATGCTTGAGCAAATGTCCCAGTGCCTGGCGACCGGGGATCGGATTGAGATCCGTGGGTTTGGCAGCTTTTCGCTGCACTACCGCGCACCGCGGGTAGGGCGTAACCCTAAGACTGGGCAGTCTGTGAGTCTGGATGGGAAGTTTGTGCCTCATTTCAAGCCGGGGAAGGAGTTGCGGGATCGGGTGAATGAAGACGAAGAAGATGTCGTCTGA
- a CDS encoding lipopolysaccharide assembly protein LapA domain-containing protein translates to MRSRAKSVALIVIASFIALFVLAFVLENQQGASLAFFGWSTVELPISVFVTLALILGLLVGPVLALLVGRKALHYKG, encoded by the coding sequence ATGCGTAGTAGGGCCAAAAGCGTCGCATTAATTGTTATAGCGTCATTCATCGCTCTTTTTGTGCTGGCCTTTGTGCTGGAAAACCAGCAGGGCGCTTCACTGGCGTTTTTTGGCTGGTCTACAGTCGAGCTTCCGATTTCGGTGTTTGTGACGTTGGCATTAATACTCGGGCTGCTTGTTGGGCCTGTGCTTGCGTTATTGGTAGGCCGCAAGGCGCTTCACTATAAAGGTTGA
- a CDS encoding polysaccharide biosynthesis protein has protein sequence MFSGKTLLITGGTGSFGNAVLKRFLDSDIAEIRIFSRDEKKQDDMRKRYANAKLKFYIGDVRDYQSVLNATRGVDYIFHAAALKQVPSCEFHPMEAVKTNVIGTENVLEAAIQNAVKRVVCLSTDKAVYPINAMGISKAMMEKVMVAKSRNVDDQKTVICGTRYGNVMASRGSVIPLFIEQIRAGQALTLTDPNMSRFMMTLADAVDLVLYAFENGRNGDLFVQKAPAATVETLAKALTAMVGKPEHPIQVIGTRHGEKLFEALLSREEMACAEDKGDYYRVPPDLRDLNYSKFVEQGEEKISRTEDYNSHNTERLDVAGMQRLLLKLEFMQAIQRGEHATPEE, from the coding sequence ATGTTTAGCGGAAAAACACTTCTTATCACCGGTGGCACTGGCTCATTCGGCAACGCAGTACTCAAACGTTTCCTCGACAGCGATATCGCTGAAATCCGCATCTTCAGTCGAGACGAGAAGAAGCAGGATGATATGCGTAAGCGTTACGCCAATGCCAAGCTGAAATTCTATATCGGTGACGTGCGTGATTATCAGAGCGTACTCAACGCCACCCGTGGTGTGGATTACATCTTTCATGCCGCCGCGCTCAAGCAGGTTCCGTCCTGCGAGTTTCACCCGATGGAAGCGGTTAAAACGAACGTTATCGGTACCGAAAACGTTCTTGAAGCTGCGATCCAGAACGCAGTCAAGCGCGTAGTCTGCTTGAGCACCGACAAAGCTGTTTATCCTATCAATGCCATGGGTATTTCCAAGGCAATGATGGAAAAAGTGATGGTGGCCAAGTCCCGCAATGTGGATGATCAGAAAACCGTTATCTGCGGCACTCGCTATGGCAATGTCATGGCTTCGCGTGGCTCTGTCATTCCGCTCTTCATCGAGCAGATTCGTGCAGGGCAAGCGTTGACTCTGACTGATCCAAACATGAGTCGGTTCATGATGACGCTAGCGGATGCCGTCGATCTGGTGCTGTACGCCTTCGAAAACGGTCGCAACGGTGATTTGTTCGTGCAAAAGGCTCCAGCCGCGACGGTTGAGACCCTGGCCAAGGCGTTGACCGCCATGGTAGGCAAGCCTGAGCACCCGATTCAAGTGATTGGTACGCGTCACGGCGAGAAGCTTTTCGAGGCGCTGTTGAGTCGTGAGGAGATGGCGTGTGCCGAAGACAAGGGTGATTATTATCGAGTGCCGCCTGATCTACGCGACTTGAACTACTCCAAGTTTGTGGAGCAAGGTGAAGAGAAAATTTCCCGTACGGAAGATTACAACTCCCACAATACGGAACGGCTGGATGTGGCTGGTATGCAACGCCTCTTGCTCAAGCTTGAGTTTATGCAGGCGATTCAGCGTGGCGAACACGCAACGCCCGAGGAGTGA
- the wbjC gene encoding UDP-2-acetamido-2,6-beta-L-arabino-hexul-4-ose reductase yields MKVLITGANGFVGKNLIAHLEERKDVEVVSFTRENSITDLAAQVIDCDFVFHLAGVNRPQSPEEFKVGNTDLTFALCQAIEVSGRPIPVLYTSSTQADRDNPYGVSKLAAEQALLDLRSSQGSRVEILRLPNVFGKWARPDYNSAVATFCHNITRGLPIQVNDREAVVHLVYIDDVVDCFIKVMDAAASTGADARVQPVYSITVGELADQLYAFRESRDTLISEAVGTGLVRALYSTYVSYLPVEQFTYEVQKHGDPRGVFVEMLKTKDSGQFSYFTAHPGITRGGHYHHSKTEKFLVIKGNACFRFRHIVSGEFYELYTDGERPQVVETVPGWTHDITNVGADEMVVMLWANEIFDRERPDTFAMSVGTQA; encoded by the coding sequence ATGAAGGTATTGATCACCGGCGCCAATGGCTTCGTCGGTAAGAACCTGATTGCGCACCTCGAGGAGCGCAAGGATGTAGAGGTCGTCTCTTTCACTCGGGAAAACAGTATCACCGACTTAGCGGCGCAGGTGATCGATTGTGATTTTGTGTTTCACCTGGCTGGTGTTAATCGGCCGCAATCACCCGAAGAATTCAAGGTCGGAAATACCGATCTGACGTTTGCGCTCTGTCAAGCGATTGAGGTAAGCGGTAGGCCCATACCTGTACTTTATACCTCGTCTACCCAGGCCGATCGTGATAACCCCTACGGTGTCAGCAAATTGGCGGCCGAGCAGGCATTGCTTGATCTACGGTCCAGCCAAGGTTCCAGGGTAGAGATTTTGCGCTTGCCCAATGTATTTGGTAAGTGGGCGCGCCCTGATTACAACTCTGCCGTCGCCACTTTTTGCCACAACATCACCCGTGGCTTGCCCATTCAAGTCAATGATCGCGAGGCTGTGGTCCACCTGGTCTACATCGACGATGTCGTCGATTGTTTCATCAAGGTCATGGACGCTGCGGCGTCCACAGGTGCTGATGCGCGGGTACAGCCGGTATACAGCATCACTGTCGGTGAGCTGGCTGATCAGTTGTATGCATTCCGTGAGAGTCGTGACACGTTGATTAGTGAAGCGGTTGGTACAGGGCTGGTGCGTGCGCTCTATTCTACCTACGTCAGTTATTTGCCTGTCGAGCAGTTCACTTATGAGGTGCAAAAGCACGGTGATCCGCGTGGTGTTTTTGTCGAGATGCTGAAGACCAAGGACAGTGGCCAGTTCTCTTATTTCACGGCCCATCCAGGTATCACTCGCGGTGGACATTACCACCACAGCAAAACTGAAAAGTTCCTGGTGATCAAAGGCAACGCCTGCTTTCGCTTTCGGCATATCGTTTCTGGCGAGTTTTACGAGTTGTACACCGATGGCGAGAGGCCACAGGTCGTAGAAACGGTGCCTGGCTGGACGCACGATATTACAAACGTTGGTGCCGACGAGATGGTTGTCATGTTGTGGGCTAATGAGATCTTTGATCGCGAACGGCCGGATACTTTTGCAATGTCGGTTGGAACTCAAGCCTGA
- the wecB gene encoding non-hydrolyzing UDP-N-acetylglucosamine 2-epimerase — protein MKKLKVVTVVGTRPEIIRLSRVMAKLDEHCEHILVHTGQNYDYELNEIFFQDLGIRKPDHFLNAAGSSGAQTIGNVIIAVDRVLEETKPEALLVLGDTNSCMAVIPAKRRKIPTFHMEAGNRCFDMRVPEEINRRIVDHTADINLTYSSIARDYLLREGLSPDMVIKTGSPMYEVLNYYREGIDASDVLERLGLEAGKFFVVSAHREENIDSDKNFLKLVEVLNTVAAHYYFPVIVSTHPRTQKRVDAMGVVFHKNVQLLKPLGFKDYNKLQLTSKAALSDSGTINEESSILNFPALNMREAHERPEGMEEAAVMMVGLEVERVMQGLQLLESQVSGQERTLRLVADYSMPNVSEKVVRIIHSYRDYVMRTVWKQY, from the coding sequence ATGAAAAAGTTGAAAGTTGTCACGGTCGTGGGCACTCGTCCGGAAATCATTCGCTTGTCGCGGGTGATGGCCAAGCTGGACGAACATTGTGAACACATCCTGGTGCACACAGGGCAGAACTATGATTACGAATTGAACGAGATTTTTTTCCAGGATCTCGGTATTCGCAAGCCGGACCACTTTCTCAACGCGGCGGGTTCCAGCGGTGCGCAGACCATCGGCAACGTGATCATTGCTGTTGATCGCGTGCTGGAAGAAACGAAGCCAGAAGCTTTGTTGGTGCTCGGTGACACCAACAGCTGCATGGCGGTCATTCCGGCCAAGCGTCGCAAGATTCCTACATTTCATATGGAAGCCGGCAATCGTTGTTTCGATATGCGCGTTCCAGAAGAGATCAATCGCCGTATCGTTGACCACACAGCAGATATTAATCTGACCTATAGCAGTATCGCGCGTGATTACTTGCTACGCGAAGGCCTGTCGCCGGACATGGTGATCAAGACTGGCAGCCCGATGTATGAAGTGCTCAACTACTACCGTGAAGGTATTGATGCTTCGGATGTTCTGGAGCGACTAGGTCTTGAGGCCGGAAAGTTTTTTGTCGTGAGTGCCCACCGTGAGGAGAATATCGATTCCGATAAAAATTTCCTCAAATTGGTGGAGGTGCTTAATACCGTTGCGGCCCATTATTACTTCCCGGTAATTGTAAGTACGCATCCACGTACCCAAAAGCGTGTAGATGCCATGGGTGTGGTCTTCCACAAAAATGTGCAACTGCTCAAGCCTCTCGGCTTCAAAGATTACAACAAGCTGCAACTGACGTCCAAAGCTGCGCTTTCGGACAGCGGTACGATCAATGAGGAGTCTTCAATCCTCAACTTCCCCGCACTGAACATGCGTGAAGCCCACGAGCGTCCAGAAGGGATGGAAGAGGCCGCTGTCATGATGGTCGGCCTGGAAGTTGAGCGTGTCATGCAGGGTTTGCAATTGCTGGAAAGCCAAGTCAGTGGCCAGGAACGCACGCTGCGCCTGGTCGCAGACTACAGCATGCCGAATGTCTCCGAGAAGGTCGTGAGGATCATCCACAGCTATCGCGACTACGTCATGCGTACTGTATGGAAGCAATACTGA
- a CDS encoding glycosyltransferase family 4 protein, with the protein MDRLSQERPLKVLVVTQYFWPENMRINNMVEGFVAKGHDVTVLTGQPNYPEGQVYTDYLRDPALFSRYQGAGVIRVPMLARGKRSITLALNYLSFFTSASTFGCYKLRGQSFDAIFVYGVSPIMAAIPALVLGRLKSAPVFVWILDLWPETLNAVGVVKNPKLLGLVGKMVSWIYNRADYLLLQSRSFDKDVKKYCTRSISPDRLVYFPSWAEDDFSSDVQAASDLLTRDESVFTILFAGNIGEAQDFPVIMEAAKAIKTELPVRWVIVGNGRAAEWLTKHVAEHQLDNVLLLGRHPLEKMPALFATADALLVSLKTNEVFEKTIPGKVQAYLASGKPVIAMIDGEAARVVVESAAGMACASGDATGLAEIVRAMSALPASELEAMGESGRRYYLEHFSKTTLFERLEMLFRKGTLRRSEK; encoded by the coding sequence TTGGATAGGCTCAGTCAGGAACGCCCGCTCAAGGTTTTGGTGGTCACCCAGTATTTTTGGCCCGAAAACATGCGCATCAACAACATGGTCGAGGGGTTTGTCGCCAAAGGCCATGACGTCACGGTGCTCACGGGGCAACCCAACTATCCGGAAGGGCAGGTCTATACCGATTACCTGCGTGATCCTGCACTGTTCTCTCGATATCAGGGTGCGGGTGTCATTCGAGTGCCGATGTTAGCGCGAGGCAAGCGTAGTATTACGCTCGCCTTGAATTACCTCTCGTTTTTTACCAGTGCTTCAACGTTCGGGTGCTACAAGTTGCGGGGGCAGTCTTTCGACGCCATCTTCGTATATGGCGTATCGCCTATTATGGCGGCGATTCCAGCATTGGTACTGGGGCGTTTGAAAAGCGCTCCGGTATTCGTCTGGATCCTGGATTTGTGGCCGGAAACCTTGAATGCGGTGGGGGTAGTCAAGAACCCGAAGTTGCTTGGTTTAGTCGGGAAAATGGTGTCCTGGATCTACAACCGCGCCGATTATCTGTTACTACAGTCGCGGTCCTTTGACAAGGATGTAAAGAAATACTGCACTCGTTCGATTTCCCCAGATCGGCTGGTGTATTTTCCAAGCTGGGCCGAGGACGACTTTTCTAGCGATGTACAGGCGGCTTCTGACTTGCTGACCCGCGACGAGTCAGTCTTCACCATCCTCTTCGCCGGGAACATCGGTGAGGCTCAGGACTTTCCAGTCATAATGGAAGCCGCCAAAGCAATCAAGACTGAATTGCCCGTGCGCTGGGTAATCGTCGGGAATGGCCGGGCCGCTGAGTGGTTAACCAAACATGTAGCGGAACACCAGTTGGATAACGTTCTGCTGCTGGGACGGCATCCGCTGGAAAAGATGCCTGCACTTTTCGCTACGGCAGACGCGCTGTTGGTGTCATTGAAGACAAATGAAGTCTTCGAAAAAACCATTCCGGGCAAGGTTCAGGCGTACCTGGCGTCAGGAAAGCCCGTCATCGCCATGATCGACGGTGAGGCTGCTCGGGTTGTTGTCGAATCGGCCGCAGGTATGGCCTGTGCTTCCGGCGATGCCACGGGACTGGCCGAGATCGTACGTGCCATGAGCGCATTGCCTGCGTCTGAGCTTGAGGCGATGGGTGAGTCTGGAAGGCGTTACTACCTTGAGCACTTTTCAAAGACGACATTGTTTGAACGCCTTGAGATGCTTTTCAGGAAGGGTACCTTGAGGCGAAGTGAAAAATGA
- a CDS encoding MraY family glycosyltransferase — MTLWLVFAAVLIASLLLTWVLRRYALARSLMDIPNGRSSHTVPTPRGGGVAIVLTYLAAIGLMACAGSISWEATWPLLGTGALIAVVGFLDDHGHIAARWRLLAHFVAAGWALFWMGGLPVIEVLGFDLDLGWLGHLLAVMYLVWMLNLYNFMDGIDGIASVEAVCACLGACLVYWLTGHQAIMLGPLLLAVSVLGFLYWNFPPARIFMGDAGSGFLGISIGVLSLQAAWVARELLWVWLILLGVFIVDATFTLGRRLLRGDKVYEAHRSHAYQYASRQAGRHLPVTLLVAAINVFWLLPIGICVGLGFDGVLGLLLAYAPLVLLAIKFHAGELEKIG, encoded by the coding sequence ATGACCCTCTGGTTGGTATTCGCGGCGGTGCTAATAGCGTCGCTTCTGTTGACTTGGGTACTACGCCGCTATGCTTTGGCGCGTAGCCTGATGGACATACCCAACGGACGCAGCTCCCACACCGTACCGACGCCGCGAGGTGGCGGCGTTGCTATCGTTTTGACGTATTTGGCAGCAATAGGCTTGATGGCTTGCGCCGGGTCGATCAGTTGGGAGGCTACTTGGCCATTGCTGGGGACCGGAGCACTGATTGCTGTCGTCGGTTTCCTTGATGATCATGGCCACATCGCTGCCCGCTGGCGCTTACTGGCGCATTTTGTTGCGGCAGGTTGGGCGCTTTTCTGGATGGGAGGCTTGCCCGTTATCGAGGTACTGGGGTTTGATCTGGACCTCGGCTGGCTTGGGCATTTGTTGGCCGTTATGTACCTGGTCTGGATGCTCAACTTGTATAACTTCATGGATGGAATCGATGGGATTGCGAGCGTCGAAGCAGTCTGCGCCTGCCTGGGCGCCTGCCTTGTGTACTGGCTGACGGGGCATCAGGCAATCATGCTGGGGCCCTTACTGCTCGCAGTCTCTGTGCTCGGGTTCTTATATTGGAATTTCCCGCCGGCGCGCATTTTCATGGGAGACGCAGGAAGCGGATTTCTTGGCATTTCGATTGGCGTGCTTTCATTGCAGGCGGCATGGGTAGCGAGAGAGCTGCTTTGGGTCTGGCTGATTTTGCTGGGCGTATTTATTGTTGATGCGACTTTTACCCTAGGACGGCGTTTGCTGCGGGGGGATAAGGTCTACGAGGCGCATCGCAGTCATGCCTACCAGTACGCATCACGTCAGGCAGGGCGGCATTTGCCCGTGACGCTGCTGGTGGCAGCCATCAACGTGTTTTGGCTACTGCCTATTGGCATCTGCGTTGGATTGGGCTTCGATGGCGTCTTGGGGTTGCTGCTGGCGTATGCTCCACTTGTACTGCTGGCTATCAAGTTTCATGCTGGTGAGCTGGAAAAAATCGGATAA
- a CDS encoding polysaccharide biosynthesis protein, whose product MDNLRTRLVGLPRRQKRILQVATDIVLVWVALWLAFVVRLGFDDLNNPFVVHLWLFLCAPVIAIPLFINFGMYRAVLRYFGNDALIAIIKAVSLSALLLALVVYLYSNHQTVVPRSIVFNYWWLSMVIIGGLRLGMRQYFLGDWFAATQHVPFTNRDDGLPKVVVYGAGAAGNQLVAALRMGKLMRPVAFIDDDNSIADRVISGLQVYKPKHIQRMIDETGAEELLLAIPSSTRARRREILGYLEGYPLHVRSVPGFMDLASGRVKVDDIQEVDIADLLGRDPVPAQDELLERCIRQRVVMVTGAGGSIGSELCRQILMLGPTTLLLFDHAEYNLYCILSELEQRVQSEALNVNLLPILGSVRHQDRLLEVMKAWSVDTVYHAAAYKHVPMVEHNIAEGILNNVIGTLNTAQASLQASVENFVLISTDKAVRPTNVMGSTKRLAELVLQALSKELAPVLFGDASKISHVNKTRFTMVRFGNVLGSSGSVIPLFHKQIQAGGPLTVTHPKITRYFMTIPEAAQLVIQAGSLGLGGDVFVLDMGEPVKIVELAEKMVHLSGLSVRSDKNPHGDILINFTGLRPGEKLYEELLIGDNVVATSHPMIMRASEEFLTWDVLKVRLQALLAGVEENDYVLVRQILKSTVSGYSPEGEIVDWMHTQRRCDAELSIRSPSG is encoded by the coding sequence ATGGATAATCTACGCACGCGCCTGGTGGGCTTGCCACGTAGGCAAAAACGCATTTTGCAAGTTGCCACCGATATTGTGCTCGTATGGGTGGCGCTATGGCTCGCGTTTGTCGTTCGTTTGGGATTTGATGATCTGAACAACCCATTTGTCGTCCATTTGTGGCTGTTCCTCTGTGCGCCGGTTATCGCTATTCCGCTTTTTATCAATTTCGGCATGTACCGTGCCGTCCTGCGCTATTTCGGAAATGACGCGTTAATTGCCATCATCAAGGCGGTTAGCCTGTCAGCTTTGTTGTTAGCGTTAGTCGTATACCTTTATAGCAATCATCAAACAGTTGTTCCTCGTTCGATTGTTTTCAATTATTGGTGGCTGAGCATGGTCATCATTGGCGGCTTGCGCCTAGGTATGCGTCAGTATTTTCTTGGCGACTGGTTTGCCGCTACCCAACACGTGCCTTTTACTAATCGCGATGATGGTCTACCAAAGGTGGTTGTTTACGGCGCCGGTGCGGCTGGTAATCAGCTGGTGGCGGCCTTGCGCATGGGTAAACTGATGCGCCCGGTAGCATTTATTGATGACGACAACAGTATTGCTGATCGCGTGATTTCCGGTCTGCAGGTGTATAAGCCAAAACATATCCAGCGAATGATCGACGAGACCGGTGCTGAGGAACTGCTGCTGGCGATTCCCTCATCTACTAGGGCGCGTCGCAGGGAAATACTGGGATACCTTGAAGGCTATCCGCTGCACGTGCGCAGCGTCCCAGGGTTCATGGACTTGGCGAGTGGTCGAGTCAAGGTGGATGATATTCAGGAAGTAGATATTGCCGACCTGCTGGGTCGGGATCCTGTGCCGGCTCAGGATGAGCTATTGGAACGATGCATCAGGCAGCGCGTGGTGATGGTAACGGGGGCAGGCGGCTCTATTGGATCAGAACTCTGCCGTCAGATATTAATGCTTGGGCCGACGACTTTGCTGTTGTTTGATCATGCTGAATACAACTTGTACTGCATTCTGTCCGAGCTCGAGCAGCGGGTTCAGTCGGAAGCCCTGAACGTAAATCTGTTGCCTATTCTTGGTTCCGTGCGGCATCAGGACAGGTTACTTGAGGTCATGAAGGCCTGGTCCGTCGATACGGTCTATCACGCAGCTGCCTATAAACATGTGCCCATGGTTGAGCATAATATTGCCGAGGGCATTCTCAATAATGTGATCGGCACACTTAATACGGCTCAAGCCTCCTTACAGGCAAGCGTCGAAAACTTCGTGCTTATTTCAACCGACAAGGCTGTACGGCCGACCAATGTCATGGGCAGTACCAAGCGTCTTGCGGAGCTGGTGTTACAAGCATTGAGCAAAGAGCTGGCTCCGGTTCTATTCGGCGATGCATCGAAAATCTCTCACGTCAACAAAACTCGTTTCACCATGGTTCGCTTTGGCAATGTACTGGGCTCGTCAGGCTCGGTTATTCCTTTATTTCACAAGCAGATCCAGGCGGGGGGGCCATTGACCGTCACGCACCCCAAGATCACACGTTACTTTATGACCATACCCGAGGCTGCCCAGTTGGTGATTCAGGCGGGTTCTTTAGGTCTGGGCGGAGATGTGTTCGTGCTTGATATGGGCGAACCTGTAAAGATCGTTGAGCTCGCTGAAAAGATGGTTCATCTGTCGGGCTTGAGTGTCCGCTCAGATAAAAACCCACATGGAGATATCCTGATAAATTTCACTGGGCTGCGTCCGGGTGAAAAACTTTATGAGGAGCTGTTGATAGGTGACAACGTCGTAGCCACGAGCCACCCGATGATTATGCGAGCAAGTGAGGAGTTTTTAACGTGGGATGTTCTAAAAGTAAGGTTACAAGCATTGTTGGCCGGCGTTGAAGAGAACGATTACGTCCTCGTCAGACAAATTTTGAAAAGCACCGTAAGCGGCTACAGCCCGGAAGGCGAGATAGTTGATTGGATGCACACTCAGCGCCGCTGTGATGCTGAGTTGTCCATTCGCTCTCCGTCAGGTTGA